Proteins encoded in a region of the Verrucomicrobiota bacterium genome:
- a CDS encoding 50S ribosomal protein L10 yields the protein MRQEKHFISKEYLGRLNGSPFFIVVDYQGLRVAHFTELRKRLAKVGAEVHVVKNSLFRVAAKEAGLVDLGGVLTGQLAVITGQRDISSTAKTVKTFRSEFDRPKLKFGYLNSQRLEAADLVSLADLPSIEVLRSQLLGVLQAPAAKLVRLLNTPATQLTRVLQAKAEKG from the coding sequence ATGCGCCAAGAAAAACACTTTATCAGCAAAGAGTATCTGGGACGTCTGAATGGGTCGCCCTTCTTCATTGTGGTGGATTATCAGGGGCTCCGGGTTGCTCACTTCACCGAGCTCCGTAAGCGGCTGGCCAAGGTGGGAGCGGAGGTCCACGTGGTCAAGAATTCACTTTTCCGAGTCGCGGCCAAAGAAGCGGGCTTGGTCGATTTGGGAGGAGTGTTGACCGGCCAGCTCGCGGTCATCACAGGCCAGCGCGACATTTCATCCACGGCCAAGACCGTCAAAACATTTCGTTCGGAGTTCGATAGGCCCAAACTAAAGTTCGGATATCTCAACAGCCAGCGTCTGGAGGCGGCGGATCTGGTGTCCCTGGCGGACCTTCCCTCCATCGAAGTGCTCCGCAGCCAGCTTCTGGGAGTGCTCCAGGCGCCTGCGGCGAAGCTCGTTCGATTGCTGAATACTCCTGCGACTCAGTTGACGCGGGTGCTGCAAGCGAAAGCCGAGAAGGGCTGA
- the nusG gene encoding transcription termination/antitermination factor NusG, which produces MQTQWFVIHTLSGQEHKVKESIEKRVKTEEMGDYIKEVLVPMEKVAEVRSGRKTVTTRKLYPGYVFVEMVLLDDNKRVIEKPWYFIRETQGIIGFVGGDRPTPTSREEIESIKAQISDSEDRERPKVTFEVGETVKINDGPFLNFSGVIEEIEPDRGKLKVTVNIFGRNTPVELEYWQVEKA; this is translated from the coding sequence ATGCAAACTCAGTGGTTCGTCATCCATACCTTGTCGGGACAGGAGCACAAGGTCAAAGAGAGCATCGAAAAGCGCGTCAAGACCGAGGAAATGGGTGACTACATCAAAGAAGTCCTGGTGCCCATGGAAAAGGTTGCCGAAGTTCGGAGTGGACGCAAAACCGTTACGACGCGCAAGCTTTATCCAGGCTACGTTTTCGTTGAAATGGTCTTGCTGGATGACAACAAGCGCGTAATCGAGAAACCCTGGTATTTCATTCGAGAAACTCAAGGGATCATCGGTTTCGTCGGCGGAGATCGCCCGACCCCCACGTCTCGAGAAGAGATCGAGTCGATAAAAGCCCAAATCTCTGACTCGGAGGATCGGGAACGCCCGAAAGTCACCTTTGAAGTGGGCGAGACGGTGAAGATTAATGACGGTCCGTTTTTGAACTTCAGCGGAGTTATAGAGGAAATTGAACCGGATCGTGGCAAACTGAAAGTGACCGTGAATATCTTCGGCCGGAATACCCCGGTCGAGTTGGAATACTGGCAAGTGGAGAAGGCGTAA
- the rplK gene encoding 50S ribosomal protein L11, giving the protein MAKKIVGQIKLQIPAGQANPAPPVGPALGQQGVNIMAFCKEFNAATKEQAGLVIPVVITVYQDKSFTFITKSPPASILLKKAAGIASGSKEPNKEKVGKVTRQQVMEIVKLKLKDLNASNEEAAFRIIAGTARSMGIEVQG; this is encoded by the coding sequence ATGGCAAAGAAGATCGTTGGACAAATCAAGTTGCAGATTCCTGCCGGCCAGGCCAATCCGGCGCCGCCTGTGGGGCCGGCGCTTGGCCAGCAAGGCGTGAACATTATGGCCTTCTGCAAGGAATTCAACGCTGCGACCAAAGAACAAGCCGGCCTGGTTATTCCGGTTGTGATCACGGTCTATCAGGACAAGTCTTTCACCTTTATCACCAAGTCGCCGCCGGCTTCGATCCTTTTGAAGAAAGCAGCCGGCATCGCTTCAGGCTCAAAGGAGCCCAACAAGGAAAAAGTGGGCAAAGTCACGAGGCAACAAGTGATGGAAATCGTGAAACTCAAGTTGAAGGACCTCAATGCTTCAAACGAAGAAGCCGCTTTCCGGATCATCGCTGGAACAGCACGGAGTATGGGAATTGAGGTTCAAGGATAA
- the secE gene encoding preprotein translocase subunit SecE, with amino-acid sequence MANYVMETREELRKCTWPTYDELKGSTIVVLVATAILGAFTIGADAVISQVIGLVMR; translated from the coding sequence ATGGCGAATTACGTCATGGAGACGCGAGAAGAATTGAGAAAATGCACTTGGCCAACATATGACGAACTCAAAGGGTCAACCATCGTTGTCCTTGTTGCGACCGCCATCCTTGGCGCCTTCACTATCGGAGCTGATGCGGTCATTTCTCAGGTGATCGGCCTGGTCATGAGGTAG
- a CDS encoding 50S ribosomal protein L1 has translation MPSKRFKKALELVDSNKTYPLKSAVEVLAKFPKAKFDETVELAFRLGVDPKQSDQMVRGTVPLPHGTGKKVRVLVFAKAGAAADAARAAGADFVGFEDLVKKCQEGWADFDVAVATPDAMVEVRKLGKVLGPRGLMPNPKTGTVTEDTAKAVKEVKAGRVEFKIDKAGNVHVPIGKLSFKADQILENARSVIEAVQKARPASVKGQFIASCTLTATMSPPVRLDLRELQAAA, from the coding sequence ATGCCAAGCAAACGTTTCAAAAAAGCACTGGAATTAGTGGACTCAAACAAGACCTATCCACTCAAGTCGGCCGTGGAAGTTTTGGCCAAATTCCCCAAAGCCAAGTTCGACGAGACAGTCGAACTCGCTTTCCGGCTCGGGGTTGATCCCAAGCAATCAGACCAGATGGTCCGAGGCACAGTGCCGTTGCCCCACGGGACCGGAAAGAAAGTCAGAGTCTTGGTGTTTGCCAAGGCCGGGGCCGCCGCGGACGCCGCAAGGGCAGCCGGCGCTGATTTTGTGGGCTTTGAAGATCTCGTGAAGAAGTGCCAGGAAGGCTGGGCGGATTTCGACGTGGCTGTCGCCACACCGGACGCGATGGTCGAAGTCCGCAAGTTAGGCAAGGTGCTTGGACCACGAGGATTGATGCCGAACCCCAAGACCGGCACCGTGACTGAGGATACAGCCAAGGCCGTCAAGGAAGTGAAGGCGGGGCGGGTGGAGTTCAAAATCGACAAAGCGGGCAACGTCCATGTCCCCATCGGTAAACTTTCTTTCAAGGCGGATCAGATTCTGGAAAACGCAAGGTCGGTCATCGAAGCGGTTCAAAAAGCGCGGCCTGCCAGCGTCAAAGGGCAGTTCATCGCAAGTTGCACGTTGACGGCGACCATGAGTCCGCCGGTGCGTCTAGATTTGCGGGAACTGCAAGCTGCTGCTTGA
- the tuf gene encoding elongation factor Tu, giving the protein MAKEAFQRNKPHVNVGTIGHIDHGKSTLTAAIVQVQARKNMAKLISYAEITKGGTVRDETKTVTIAVSHTEYESDKRHYAHVDCPGHADYIKNMITGAAQMDGAILVVDASEGPMPQTREHILLARQVGVPAIVVFLNKVDLVDDPELLDLVDMEVRDLLTKYGFPGDKTPVIRGSSKAALAGTPEGNKAIQELLDAVDSFIPLPVREVDKPFLMCVEDVFNIEGRGTVVTGRVERGTLKRMEEVEIVGLRETRKTVATDIEMFRKLLDSATAGDNVGVLLRGVKKEEVERGMVLAKPASITPHTHFKAEVYVLSKDEGGRHTPFFSNYRPQFYFRTTDVTGTVALPQGVEMVMPGDNVSVVVKVIAPVAMEKGQRFAIREGGRTIGAGRITEVIE; this is encoded by the coding sequence ATGGCAAAAGAAGCATTTCAGAGAAACAAACCCCACGTAAACGTTGGGACCATCGGGCACATTGACCACGGGAAATCCACTTTGACGGCCGCTATCGTTCAAGTGCAGGCCCGCAAAAACATGGCCAAACTCATCTCCTACGCAGAAATTACCAAGGGCGGCACCGTGCGCGACGAAACAAAAACTGTCACAATCGCGGTCTCCCACACGGAGTATGAAAGCGACAAGCGGCATTATGCGCACGTCGATTGCCCCGGCCACGCCGACTACATCAAAAACATGATCACAGGCGCGGCGCAGATGGACGGAGCCATTCTGGTCGTGGACGCATCGGAGGGACCGATGCCACAAACCCGGGAGCACATCCTCCTGGCTCGTCAAGTGGGCGTGCCGGCTATCGTCGTATTCCTAAACAAGGTGGATTTGGTCGATGATCCGGAACTTCTCGATCTGGTGGATATGGAAGTTCGCGATTTGTTGACGAAATATGGTTTCCCTGGGGACAAGACGCCCGTGATTCGAGGGAGTTCAAAAGCGGCTTTGGCAGGAACGCCGGAAGGCAACAAAGCCATTCAGGAGTTGCTGGACGCAGTTGATTCTTTCATTCCGCTTCCTGTTCGTGAAGTGGACAAGCCATTCCTGATGTGCGTGGAAGACGTCTTCAATATTGAAGGTCGAGGAACCGTAGTCACCGGGAGAGTCGAACGCGGCACACTCAAACGGATGGAAGAAGTGGAAATCGTCGGGCTTCGAGAAACGCGCAAAACCGTCGCGACCGACATTGAAATGTTCCGCAAGTTACTGGACTCGGCCACGGCGGGCGACAACGTGGGTGTCTTACTTCGCGGTGTCAAGAAGGAGGAAGTCGAACGCGGCATGGTCCTGGCGAAACCGGCGAGCATCACGCCTCATACGCACTTTAAGGCCGAGGTATATGTGTTGTCGAAGGATGAAGGTGGTCGCCACACGCCATTCTTCTCAAACTACCGGCCCCAATTCTACTTCCGAACCACTGACGTAACCGGGACGGTTGCGCTCCCTCAAGGTGTTGAGATGGTGATGCCCGGGGATAACGTCTCGGTGGTCGTGAAGGTGATTGCACCGGTGGCGATGGAAAAGGGCCAGCGCTTTGCTATCCGCGAGGGTGGGCGGACCATTGGCGCGGGAAGAATTACCGAGGTCATCGAGTAA
- a CDS encoding 50S ribosomal protein L7/L12 yields MADIAGIIEQLSKLTVIETAELVKQLETTWGVSAAAPVAVAAAGAAAGGAAAAPAAEAKTAFDVILASVPGDKKIAVIKAVREVKAGLGLAEAKKLVEEAPKPVLEGANKADAEAAKKKLEDAGAKVELK; encoded by the coding sequence ATGGCAGACATAGCCGGAATAATTGAACAGTTAAGCAAGTTGACGGTCATTGAGACCGCTGAGTTAGTGAAACAGCTCGAAACCACCTGGGGTGTCAGCGCCGCCGCGCCGGTAGCGGTCGCAGCGGCTGGAGCCGCTGCAGGTGGAGCGGCTGCCGCGCCTGCTGCGGAAGCCAAAACCGCTTTCGATGTCATCCTGGCCAGCGTGCCGGGCGACAAGAAGATCGCGGTCATCAAAGCCGTTCGGGAGGTCAAAGCCGGACTGGGGCTGGCGGAAGCGAAGAAACTGGTGGAAGAAGCGCCGAAACCTGTCCTGGAGGGGGCCAACAAGGCCGATGCCGAGGCCGCCAAGAAGAAGCTTGAGGACGCAGGCGCGAAAGTTGAACTCAAGTAG